One stretch of Comamonas testosteroni DNA includes these proteins:
- a CDS encoding LysR family transcriptional regulator, with the protein MDDLRRIDLNLLLALHALLTEKHVTRAAMRLHKSQPAVSHSLAQLREHFNDPLLVRKQGKLELTARGNALLQPLSEALGSLNTLLGTPQFDPLQAQRRFRLSLSDYAARLVLPDLMRYVRKHAPGFDFAISQASRDAMLVQLADGELDLALGIFPDLAQDIQVETLFEEDFICLADKAVSPEKGGLSLEEWLTRPHVMLALRPDANDEIERALAAKGLKRRIAVALPHWSAAVELLPGTDLVLTIARRAVGPLRSFKNLRQFAPPRQLQLPKMAYQQAWHARKHNDPALAWLRLAVMNSCKPNAGEQ; encoded by the coding sequence ATGGATGATTTGCGCCGTATCGACCTCAATCTGCTGCTGGCACTTCACGCGTTGCTGACTGAGAAGCACGTGACCAGGGCTGCCATGCGCCTGCACAAGAGCCAACCGGCAGTGAGTCATTCGCTAGCTCAGTTGCGCGAGCATTTCAATGACCCATTGCTGGTGCGCAAGCAGGGAAAGCTGGAGCTGACGGCCCGAGGCAATGCGCTGCTGCAACCGCTCTCGGAGGCTTTGGGCAGCCTCAATACTCTGCTGGGAACGCCTCAGTTCGATCCACTGCAGGCACAGCGACGATTCAGGCTGTCACTGTCCGACTATGCGGCTCGTCTGGTACTTCCGGACCTGATGCGATATGTCCGCAAACATGCGCCCGGCTTTGACTTCGCCATCAGTCAGGCCAGCCGGGATGCCATGCTGGTACAGCTAGCCGATGGTGAATTGGATCTGGCTCTGGGAATCTTTCCCGATCTTGCACAAGACATCCAGGTCGAAACACTGTTCGAAGAGGATTTCATCTGTCTCGCAGACAAGGCCGTCAGTCCGGAAAAAGGAGGACTGTCGCTAGAGGAATGGCTGACGCGCCCTCATGTCATGCTGGCATTGAGGCCGGATGCGAACGACGAGATCGAGCGCGCACTCGCAGCCAAGGGACTTAAAAGGAGGATTGCGGTGGCCTTGCCACACTGGAGCGCTGCGGTTGAATTGCTGCCAGGTACCGATCTGGTTCTGACGATTGCCCGTCGTGCTGTAGGCCCGTTGCGCTCATTCAAGAATCTACGGCAGTTTGCGCCTCCACGCCAATTGCAATTACCGAAAATGGCATATCAACAGGCCTGGCATGCGCGAAAGCACAATGATCCCGCGTTGGCCTGGCTCAGGCTTGCTGTGATGAACAGCTGCAAACCGAATGCTGGCGAGCAGTGA